A single genomic interval of Nonomuraea rubra harbors:
- a CDS encoding RDD family protein: MSTGQPPYPQDDSGENSAPGTPYGQQNTGRHPGEPDPDVTVVGYRADDAYGQQPQYGQQQGYGQQGYGQQQGYGQQQGQYGQQQGYGQQGYDQQQQYGQQQGYGQQQQSQPDYGQQQQYGYGQQPQSGQQPGYGQQQGQYGQQQGYGQQGYDQQQQYGQQQGYGQQPQSGQQYGQQPQSQPGYGQQAAYGQQQQSQPDYGQAQYGQQPQSQPDYGQQGAYGQQPQSQPDYGQQAQYGQQQGYGQQGYGQQQQQQGYGQQQGYGQQQPSQPGYAQPGYGQQGYDQQQFGQQGYGQQPQQYGQGGYGQPGYGQPYGQPVGVQPPGAPAPLAEWWQRLVARIIDGVLFGIVLFVLTLVLGIFALASYDTATGAATGFATSFLYNFLVALLATVIYVGYDFLLHKMKGQTIGKMVMGIKVVPVGQAMSQGGLETGPALIRGAVTWGGYILYFVPFGTLLAPLVCGLNGASQLWDKPLQQTFADKAAKTVVVKIK; this comes from the coding sequence GTGAGCACCGGACAGCCGCCGTATCCACAGGACGATTCCGGCGAGAATTCCGCGCCCGGCACCCCTTACGGGCAGCAGAACACGGGCCGCCACCCCGGCGAGCCCGACCCGGACGTCACTGTGGTCGGCTACCGGGCGGACGACGCCTACGGCCAGCAACCCCAGTATGGCCAGCAGCAGGGCTACGGCCAGCAGGGTTACGGCCAGCAACAAGGCTACGGCCAGCAGCAGGGCCAGTACGGCCAGCAGCAGGGCTACGGACAGCAGGGCTACGACCAGCAACAGCAGTACGGCCAGCAGCAGGGTTACGGGCAGCAACAGCAGTCCCAGCCCGACTACGGCCAGCAGCAGCAGTACGGCTACGGCCAGCAACCCCAGTCGGGCCAGCAGCCCGGCTACGGACAGCAGCAGGGCCAGTACGGCCAGCAGCAGGGCTACGGACAGCAGGGCTACGACCAGCAACAGCAGTATGGTCAGCAACAGGGCTACGGCCAGCAGCCGCAGTCGGGCCAGCAATATGGGCAGCAACCCCAGTCGCAGCCCGGCTACGGCCAGCAGGCCGCCTACGGTCAGCAGCAGCAGTCCCAGCCGGACTACGGCCAGGCCCAGTACGGCCAGCAGCCGCAATCGCAGCCTGACTACGGTCAGCAGGGCGCCTACGGCCAGCAGCCCCAGTCGCAGCCGGACTACGGCCAGCAGGCCCAGTACGGTCAGCAGCAGGGCTACGGCCAGCAGGGCTACGGCCAGCAGCAGCAACAGCAGGGCTACGGCCAGCAGCAGGGTTACGGGCAGCAGCAGCCGTCCCAGCCCGGCTACGCTCAGCCCGGTTACGGCCAGCAGGGCTACGACCAGCAGCAGTTCGGCCAGCAGGGCTACGGGCAGCAGCCGCAGCAGTACGGGCAGGGCGGCTACGGCCAGCCCGGCTACGGGCAGCCCTACGGCCAGCCGGTCGGCGTGCAGCCGCCCGGAGCGCCGGCGCCGCTGGCGGAGTGGTGGCAGCGCCTGGTGGCGAGGATCATCGACGGTGTCCTGTTCGGCATCGTGCTGTTCGTGCTGACCCTGGTCCTCGGTATCTTCGCGCTGGCGAGCTACGACACCGCGACAGGCGCCGCCACTGGCTTCGCCACCTCGTTCCTGTACAACTTCCTCGTCGCGCTCCTCGCGACCGTGATCTACGTCGGCTACGACTTCCTCTTGCACAAGATGAAGGGCCAGACGATCGGCAAGATGGTCATGGGGATCAAGGTCGTACCGGTCGGGCAGGCGATGTCCCAGGGCGGCCTGGAGACGGGCCCGGCGCTCATCCGCGGCGCCGTGACGTGGGGTGGCTACATCCTCTACTTCGTGCCCTTCGGAACCCTGCTCGCCCCGCTGGTCTGCGGCCTCAACGGCGCCTCCCAGCTCTGGGACAAGCCGCTGCAGCAGACGTTCGCGGACAAGGCGGCGAAGACCGTGGTGGTGAAGATCAAGTAG
- a CDS encoding amino-acid N-acetyltransferase: MEQVAELATSETGPETAVVVRRARTPDVRTVRRLVDTYAGAGPRLLEKATVTLYEDVQEFWVAERGGQVVGCGALHVLWEDLAEVRTVAVDPECRGMGVGHRIVSALIQHAKDLGLRRVFCLTFEVDFFARHGFRPIQGTPVSPEVYAELLASYDEGVAEFLDLEHVKPNTLGNTRMLLHLTSGDADLDQMER, translated from the coding sequence ATGGAGCAGGTGGCCGAACTGGCAACGTCCGAGACCGGGCCCGAGACCGCAGTGGTGGTCCGGCGTGCCCGCACGCCCGACGTCAGGACGGTCAGGCGGCTGGTCGACACCTACGCGGGCGCGGGCCCGCGGCTCCTGGAGAAGGCCACGGTCACCCTGTACGAGGACGTACAGGAGTTCTGGGTGGCCGAGCGGGGCGGGCAGGTCGTCGGCTGCGGCGCGCTCCACGTGTTGTGGGAGGATCTCGCGGAGGTCCGTACCGTGGCCGTGGACCCGGAGTGCCGAGGGATGGGCGTCGGCCATCGGATCGTCTCGGCGCTGATACAGCACGCGAAGGATCTGGGTCTGCGACGTGTATTCTGTCTGACTTTTGAGGTGGACTTCTTCGCGAGACACGGCTTTCGCCCGATTCAGGGCACGCCGGTCTCGCCCGAGGTGTACGCCGAACTGCTGGCCTCGTACGACGAGGGTGTGGCGGAGTTCCTCGACCTGGAACACGTCAAACCGAACACCCTGGGCAACACCCGCATGCTGCTCCATCTGACATCGGGTGACGCAGACCTTGACCAGATGGAAAGGTGA